ACCTGCTCCCCCGCGCTGCGCGCGCGCTCGCAGTATCCCGCGTAATCGGCGAGCAGCCGTTGCGAGGCCTGCCAGAGCCCGGCGGGGTCAGCTTCGCCGACGACCGCCCCGGCGTCGAAGCGCGCGACGAGATTCGCCATCGAAGTCCCCGCAATAGTCACCACCGGGCAGCCGGCGCTCAGGGAGTCGAGCGTGATCGCGCTCATCTTGGATGCGTACTCCTCGCGCCGGTAGGGCTGCAGCGATATGCCTCCGGGAAAGAGGGCCGCGTACTCCTTCGGCATCAGCGGATCGGGCAGCAGTGTCAGGCCCGGGTAGGTGATGGCGCGCAGCCGCTCGACGTGCGCGCGGGTCGCAGCGTCATGGCGCCCGTAGTGATCGCCGCAGGTCTGCACGGTGATCGGCACGTCGGCGCGCACCGCTG
The sequence above is drawn from the Betaproteobacteria bacterium genome and encodes:
- a CDS encoding glycosyltransferase, whose product is TLSLPPGLDAGAFPAEPSPFRHLLYAGAARADKGFGAIVDLVAHLAAVRADVPITVQTCGDHYGRHDAATRAHVERLRAITYPGLTLLPDPLMPKEYAALFPGGISLQPYRREEYASKMSAITLDSLSAGCPVVTIAGTSMANLVARFDAGAVVGEADPAGLWQASQRLLADYAGYCERARSAGEQVRRENSWAPLVSALRRD